CATTATTAATCACCCGAAGTGTTCTGCAATCTGTTGATACAGCAGCTCTATGTTCTGTCCCTCAAGAGCGGATATGGGCACAAGGGGATGCTGCGGGAAGGCGCTGTGAATCCTTGCCGGGGAGGAGTTGGGGAGGTCAATCTTGTTGGCAGCTATCAAAAGCGGTAGTTTCCGCGCCTCCATGTTGCCTATTACGACCACATTCACCTGCGTGTACGGGTCTTCCGTAGCGTCCATCACGAGTATCACGCCATCGAGGTCATCGAGCCATTTGACGGCTTCAATCACCCCTTCGGTGGCTTCTTTAGCACGTCTTTTGGATTCCTCCTCGCTAAGACCGAACGCCATAAAATCGTGAAAATCAATCTTGGTAGCAAGCCCGGGGGTATCTATGATGTCAAGCGTCACAGACGAACCGTTGCATTCAATGGTAACGCCTTCCCGCCTTCTTGCCCTTCTCGTTTCATGCGGGATATGTGATACCGAGCCCATGGCATCGCCAGTCCAGTCCCTCACAATCCTGTTTGCAAGCGTGGTTTTCCCGGCGTTGGGAGGACCGTATATTCCGATTCTCGCCTTCCTTTTCTTGAATAATTTTTTAAACCAGGTAAAATTCAGCCCCAGCCTTTTTATTATGCCCATAGTTAGTATGCCTCATTATTTAATATCGGTTCTCTCTTTTTTAGTTTTCCCTCAGTTATTTCATCATAATATGTTTAATCTTAAATATTTTTCCATGAAAATAATGACGCTATTGCAGTCTTACTAACTCAATTTCAACATTGTTTTACATCAGCCACTTTCTATCACAGCCAGACCTGGAATTTTCCAGACACCCTTTTCTATTTTGGTAGCATGCAGGCTTTTGAGATTTTTTCCAAAACTGTTCAATAATTGCGTAAAGAAGTTATCTTTTTCGTAAATTATCTCATTAGCTTCGTAAATTTCAAGCATTAATGGAGCAACTGAATCTATTGCATGTGAAATTTCATCCTTGCTTACAAGAGCCATATGAATTGAAGTAGCGTATTTTAATTCTATGTCTTCTGTAAGTTCCAGAGTCATTTTATCGTGCGCTCGCCAGTCTTTTATGAGAGTTTCGCAGACTACAAGGACATCTATGTCGGAGGTGTTTGTAAAGTTGCCTTTGACGATGGAGCCGAATAATACGACGGCTAAGAGGTCTTGGTTGAACTTTTGTTTTAGTACGTCTGTCAATACTGAGATGAGTTTAGCGCGCTTTTGCATGTTCCCTTAAATCTGATGAACCAAGGATATCTGTTCTTTTTTCACGGGTTCATCAAACTCCGACAGCTTCAACTGCCTCCTGGAGCAGCGCTCACCCGGAATTTCAACAGGATAAATACCGCTCAAACATCCCACGCATAGGTCATCCATGGGAATTCCTATTGATTTCACAAGACCCTCGATACTTAAATATCCCAGGGAGTCGGCGTTAATTAGAGCCTCCACCCCTTTTACGGCTTTATGCGCAGCCACAAGTTCATCACGCGTAGCCATGTCGATTCCAAGATAGCACGGCGAGATAATGGGCGGGCTTGCTACCCTCATGTGCACTTCTCTTGTCCCGGCTTTTCGGATTAAATTTATTATTCTTCGAGAAGTTGTGCCGCGGACTATGCTGTCATCGACAAGCACAATGCTTTTCCCTTCGATATTTGGTTTTATGGTATTGAGCTTCAGCCGCACAGCAGTCTCTCTCATATCCTGACCAGGCATGATGAAAGTCCTTCCGATGTAGCGGTTCTTCATCAGTCCTTCCATATAATCTATGCCTGACTTCTTTGAGAAACCAATTGCATAGGTGATTCCGGAGTCTGGCACCGGGGAAACGATGTCTGCCTTAACCGGATGTTCTTCAAAAAGCGCTTTGCCTATACGAAGCCTCACATCATACACAAGCTGCCCGTCGATGACAGAATCAGGCCGTGCAAAATAGATGTATTCGAAAACGCAGTGGGCGCAATTCTTTGATTTAACAAGCTCGTGGCTTTCGTATGTCCCGTTGGAGAAAATCAGCATCTCCCCTGGAACTACGTCGCGGATGAACTCGCCATTCAGGATATCGATTGCCACGCTCTCGGAAGCCACCACAAAACCATCATCTATTTTTCCAAGGCACAGCGGCTTTACTCCAAGCGGGTCGCGTACGATGACAAGCCTGTTGTCCACCAGAATGGCGAGCGAATAAGACCCGACAAGTTTTTTCATCATATCCCTGACAGCATCGGGAAGCTCGTTGTGCATGAGTTCTTTAACCAGAAGATGCGCAATGACCTCGGTATCGGAATCCGAGAGGAATATTCTTCCTTCCTTTTCAAGCTCATTCCTCAGTTCTTTTGAATTTACAAGATTACCGTTATGCGCAATTGCTATAGTGCCGCTTTTGAAACTCACGAGCAGTGGCTGGCAGTTCTCGATCTTCGAACCCCCGGTGGTGGAATAACGCACATGCCCTATACCCACATAGCCTTTTAGTTTCTGTATATCCGCCTTGTTAAAAACATCAGGCACGAGCCCCATGCCTTTTAAAGTCTGTACATTGGTGCCGTCATGGACTGTTATGCCAGCGGATTCCTGTCCTCTGTGCTGGAGGGCATAAAGTGCATAATAGATTGACAGCGCGGCATGTGCTTCATCTTTAAAAGAGACGCCCACTATGCCGCATTCTTCATGCATATTTTAATAACCGCATTTTTCTTGCCATTTGTACGATCTCATGCGTGCTGTCTTACCGAATCCGCATGATGCGCACATTTTTGTATGGGTATTGAATGAAACGCTTCCGCATCTTCTGCATTTTACATGGGTCTTATGCTGCCGCTTACCCATTGAAGGCGTACCTTTTGACATTTATTATCACCTTTTTATGGAGAAATGAATACTATATTATCCCCTCGGACCACTGCTGTTCCGAGTTTCCGTGTTCCGCTCTCTATTATTTCCTCGGCATTTGCAAGCACGATATTCATATGTATGTCGTAGCCCTGTAACTCGCCTCTGAATTCCCGCGAGCCTTTTAACCGAATCAGTACTGATTTATTCAATGCATTATTTAGAATGTCGAGGGGTCTGTTTCCCATAAAACCTTCCTTAATATTAATAAGCCATTAGTTCAATAGTATTCCAGAGTGGCTCGGAGAATACTTAAAACTATTGGTGACTAATGAAAAACTTTAAGAAAATTTTATCAAAAACTGTTGCGTCAGTTTACACCGCGCACACGTATGGCGAAGACATACGTGGACACGCCCTCCCGAGGCGTGACTCGGGAAGAGTATGCTTTGCATACCCTATACGTCATAAAGGGGCGTAACCCTTTATGAAGATAAAATCGCGGAACGTGCTGAGAAAGACAGACCAAAAA
This genomic interval from Candidatus Methanoperedens sp. contains the following:
- a CDS encoding LSm family protein — encoded protein: MGNRPLDILNNALNKSVLIRLKGSREFRGELQGYDIHMNIVLANAEEIIESGTRKLGTAVVRGDNIVFISP
- a CDS encoding nucleotidyltransferase domain-containing protein, which encodes MQKRAKLISVLTDVLKQKFNQDLLAVVLFGSIVKGNFTNTSDIDVLVVCETLIKDWRAHDKMTLELTEDIELKYATSIHMALVSKDEISHAIDSVAPLMLEIYEANEIIYEKDNFFTQLLNSFGKNLKSLHATKIEKGVWKIPGLAVIESG
- the purF gene encoding amidophosphoribosyltransferase, translated to MHEECGIVGVSFKDEAHAALSIYYALYALQHRGQESAGITVHDGTNVQTLKGMGLVPDVFNKADIQKLKGYVGIGHVRYSTTGGSKIENCQPLLVSFKSGTIAIAHNGNLVNSKELRNELEKEGRIFLSDSDTEVIAHLLVKELMHNELPDAVRDMMKKLVGSYSLAILVDNRLVIVRDPLGVKPLCLGKIDDGFVVASESVAIDILNGEFIRDVVPGEMLIFSNGTYESHELVKSKNCAHCVFEYIYFARPDSVIDGQLVYDVRLRIGKALFEEHPVKADIVSPVPDSGITYAIGFSKKSGIDYMEGLMKNRYIGRTFIMPGQDMRETAVRLKLNTIKPNIEGKSIVLVDDSIVRGTTSRRIINLIRKAGTREVHMRVASPPIISPCYLGIDMATRDELVAAHKAVKGVEALINADSLGYLSIEGLVKSIGIPMDDLCVGCLSGIYPVEIPGERCSRRQLKLSEFDEPVKKEQISLVHQI
- a CDS encoding Era-like GTP-binding protein, with translation MGIIKRLGLNFTWFKKLFKKRKARIGIYGPPNAGKTTLANRIVRDWTGDAMGSVSHIPHETRRARRREGVTIECNGSSVTLDIIDTPGLATKIDFHDFMAFGLSEEESKRRAKEATEGVIEAVKWLDDLDGVILVMDATEDPYTQVNVVVIGNMEARKLPLLIAANKIDLPNSSPARIHSAFPQHPLVPISALEGQNIELLYQQIAEHFG
- a CDS encoding 50S ribosomal protein L37e, which gives rise to MSKGTPSMGKRQHKTHVKCRRCGSVSFNTHTKMCASCGFGKTARMRSYKWQEKCGY